The window GAAAGTTTgtgacaaaaatgatttttgaatcaaagtcaccatgaaatcaaaatgtatgaattttgcagtatttgttataaattatatatatataaaaaaaaaaaaatcataatattttatCAAAGTGatttcccctccctcttgtaCATCTtatctctgatgacgtgtttactggcacgagggcgggacaacctgtcactcacatgagattcaCCAATTAGAGTTTTGACATCGTGATCCAACCCgcaaaaaaacatcttaattaaTCACACTATATCGCCCAGTGCAATGCATGCTttacttaaaataatttaaaaaaaaaatcctaattaGGTAAGAACATCATAATGAAGTTGTTCCCGATCACAATACAAATTACATCCAAAACCGTCCAATGAACACAAAGATTTTATTGTGCAAAAAATGGCAAACGAATTATAGGCTACTACATGTTTTACACAAACTAAACTACTGATATTCAAATGGTGGTCCGCATCCGGATCCCGGCAAACCCCGTGCTCTCTTTCTCCAGATGGGCGCCACATTAATGGTGCGTTTCCAGTGGCGAGGAGCAGAGCGAGCGTTTTTAACTCATTCCAATGGAAGTTGAGCTTGACGCTCAAATACGACCCCACCCCCGATGTCATCATCCATTGCAATGTTTCACTGCAGACATCGTCTGATGCCAATTTGGTAGATGTCGCCCAAACCTACCATCAATAGCAAATCATTCAAatcctgccctacatttttttcttgtttgagaaggcTTTTAACCTGGATATACATCACGATCAGGAAGAAAAGCAACTTGTGTTTCAGTCCGACTTAAATACTTAAACTTTTTGACAAAATAATCTACCTTGTGGACCTGCTTCCTCTGCTTTCAATGCTATTATCAAATCTCACAGGCAgataaaaatgtgttctgtCATTCATCATATATATTGACACTTGACTGTTTAAAACTAGggcgttaatttcgattaattaatctgagaaaaaataacgcgttaaaaaaaaataacgcagattaatccattctgTATGAAGGAGGGAGATGACTGCTGCGCTGAGGGAAATTACGAGCAGAGCTCCCCTCTCTTGCGCGCGAgaaagtaagcaccgtctttgcactctctctacctcacacataataatctaaatcaactgacacaatgctaaaagttcgtaagaccgaatccatgtttcacgcggcgcattcggagaatgacaggcgccctgcacgtgcagctgacataaaccacactttcagtaaacaaaaagaaaatcctatccagcggtgaagtgttttctgtgttgacaaatcttttgcgatgtcctaataacagtcacttttcgcacgcaacgcgtcaacgtccgctaatgtccaatttgcgacctaatgactcatttgaacagattcattttaatgaatcatgacaacaaccgatctgtccacacggtctataatgaatcatttactcgaacaactctgaaatgagaacataagtgtgcttaccccatttagcaagagtggttagtaaaattagccttaataatccacaatattttcaggttatttaaatgacaatgtgtagtaaattaggcctacctataaaatcagttagtttagaccggagtgaggtgaaaccagaacaaagcaagttgttgttagctaggtgcattcaattgtatatggtagaaaattatattattagttaatataacttctaaatgctactttttaatacttttcaggtttagcaaaaaagaatctcttacaaagctataaaatcactttttcttttttttttttctttttacaaagTGGGCAAGTAAGAAttattacagtgagagtgacgggtactttattgtcagtatcgggctcgcagatcacgtgggtagggcactttttactgtttgtgtggatgaccatgtctgtcaccgccgaagaccatttttgatccaggaaaaaccctgcattgattcatttgaattgaaatatttaatacttccacagcaaaaattatgtatgcgattaatttagattatgtaattaattagattaaaatttttaatcgattgacagccctatttaaaaaagatttttaggTTAATCAATTGGAGAAATGCAACGTCTGATAGTTGATCTGAAAAATTCTAGTCATCCCATGTCtcattgctgtattttttttattagattgaaaaagctctttttaaaaattgtgCTTGGGGAATCATTCATCTGTGCTGTTGTTGATGTTGTGAAGTGGAAGTGAATCACTGCAGTGTTGCTGTGTCTGTGTTCATGTTCGTTGCACGAGAGGTACAGAGCTTTGGCGATACTTTTGGGTCTTAATATCTGAACTAACACAAGCTAGTTTTCCCTTTGTTGTGTTCTCAATCTACAAGCCAAAACGGTTGTTTGCTCACCTTAAGTAGCTTAACAAAATTCAGATTATCCTTCATTCttctcttattttttttttaaataattttggatattctttttctctttatttCTGATTCTGTTGAATGTAACACCTTTGCTTGTCATATTTCTTTtgcttcatttttattattcttttgtatgtgttttttttttttttttctttttctttttttttcaaggtGGGGCAGGATCAGTGGGAggttgggaaaaaaaaacacccaagAAAACAAATACTGGTAATAATAAACATATAATATCATATAGACACATTCATGACATTTATGGGCTGCAGCATACACAAAAGCATTGCCAAAGATCATCAAATAATCTGTCAGTAGCTGAACTACTTACACACCAAAACATAATGTCACGATCTCCTGCAGAAACCTCGTCCCGGATACAAGAGAATTTCAAAAAAGGTCAGTGTTCATTTTTTATGTAGTTATTTattgaatgttaaaatacttCCTCGTGTCCTAGTTTAAATTTTAGCATCAACAAGAAGCAAAACTTTCATCGGATAACTCAAGAGAGAAGCGCATAAGCATTTATTCTGTGGTTCTTTCTAAACTTTGTGCAATTTGAGCAGTTTGACATGTCTATCTGGTCTGTATAATTTAACAATAGTGTAAATGACTAAAGGTTTTGGATACCTGCTAGGAAATAACTGTTTCATTTTGTGCTGTTCATagtaaaaaaagttattacACACTTTTGCAGTGTACTGTGCTTAAAATACTGATCCAGGTTTCTATTGTATGTGCTGTTTAGGATTTTGTCCCtgatggtggtgatgatgatgattggGTGAGTGATGCGTCATCACATTCTCAACACTTAGTCTTTTGTAGTTTTGTTTGACTGTTTGACCCTTTTTTATCTTATTTGACATGCAAAAtggtgttgtcaaaagtaccaacttcagtaccaagtcggtactgaaattttaaaaatgtgactctTTGAGCACTGTTaagattcgtaaacacctctgattggtcattgtgttcacgtgctcatcagatatgtctgtgattggctacaatgatcaacgcttcaaaaacatgttgtaaatagacatcaatgatgctcttcaccgagcgtttgcacagatacacacgggagcgtttgaaagcagtcATCTTATCAGCGGACCGCTCCACTGATAGACGCTGCCTTTCAAGTgctcccgctttcaaaatgctttcaaacacttgtgtgctttcaaacgctcctgtgCTTTGATCATATTAGCCAGtcacagacatatatgttgaaTGCATGAAcataatggccaatcagaggtgtttatcaATCCGCTCAGCAGCTCTCCAaacgtcacattttttaaatttccatactgacttggtatcgaagtcagtacttttgacaacactgaaATGTCCTCTAAATTAACAATATGACTAAAActtgctgaaaaacctgttgtacACAATCCTCTACATTCCTTCTGTtgtctgattgatagtttatacttttttagcaagtaaaaggccttttagtataattgttAAAACATCCCTATTCACTTCGTGGTACAtgtgtctttttgctgtgaaatatttaatgagttttataaaaatatatgtaagaataacttttataatccttagtaatatttcaagatgaacacttactggactgaagcgACTTAGGAATACTTGATTATCCAGACATCATTTTgtagaaaaatcatgttaaaatgtgagtatcaaatatgatcatcaggcttttgaggaacgtTTATctgttcatctctcaatcatcattgtattgcattatgTTCtaaatttgtttataaaactaatcatgtaaatatcatcttactacgACATATTATTAGCAGAGAGTGTTAacttatatttatatgcattttatgcaaGTTGTCTACTGATATAAAGATCTCGTTGATTTTACATTAAACGCTATTAGAATTTAGGCCATAAAAATATCAGCAACTGCaataaattgcatatttttgctcagtttgggcaAAAGGCTCAATAtactttttcatttatttttttttactcggCTTTACTAAGGTAAAACATGTATTTAACATGGAATATTCTTTTTCTGATTATATCTGAACTCATAAAAACCCTTAAAAACTTTAGTTATGTCTTTATTGCATGTCCAAAAATCTACTCAAATCTGACATCTTCAGTCCTTTATTAATGAAAAAATCTGTCTACTCTTGGTTTTAGGCTCAAAAGAAACGGAATCGCAGAATGTGCCGGCAGTGTGACGCGTGTCTTCGTGAAGAAGACTGTGGCAAATGTGACTTCTGCATGGACAAGCCAAAGTATGGTGGCAGTAACAAGAAAAGGCAGAAATGTCGCTTACGTCAATGCAAGTTTCAGTCAAAGCTTCATTCTCAAACTGCAAAAGTACGTATTTGATTAATGGCATCACTCAAGAGTAAGGCTatcaccagtgttgggggtaacgcattacaagtaatgtgagttatgtaatcggattactttttaaagtaactagtaaagtaatgcattacttttaaatttacaaataagtaaggggcctttacatttgccaaaaatataacaaacaagcaaacccagcccaggtgagaaaaagtacaTAATGCATCACTTTCCATGAAAAGTAACTTAGTAactcaattagttacttttttagggagtaacgcaatattgtaatgcttGACTttagtaactttccccaacactggttatcACCTGACTACGTGGCAAATAACACAAAGTTCGGAGGTGCATTTTGCAAAATCTTTCTTGTTTTATCGTATCATGCAGAGAAACCTGAATCCGTCCCTTCCACGAAGAAGAACAAACATGAAATCCAAGATCAAGAGGCGTGGGAGACCAGCAAAAAAACGGAGATTCAGAAGCAAACCCTGggaggaggatgatgatgatgatgatgacgacgaAGAAATGTCTGACAAGGATGATGACGAAGAAGAAGTGAAACATTATAAGATGAATGGCTCCAAGGCCAGAGGAAGGAGGAAATGGAATTACAGCTTTAAGGAAGAGGACGACGACATGTTCATTGAGGCCGTGCTTGAGGATGACGAACCATCCAACATTGAGGAGGTTTCTGATTTCTAAAAGTCTGAGAATTAAATAtcacataaacaaaacacaaaactagGTCTAAGTCTAGTCTGCGATCACGTCATACAAGATGACAACTCTTGAGCTGTTTACGTTTTTGGACTGCTTCATAAGTACATTCTTTCACAACTCAATGCTTGTATAAGATACTTGAGACCACAGTACAGTGGTTATAATAAAATGccataacaaataataaaatgttcatgttaCATGGCATCACAGCGGTCAAGTTAGAGACGTCAGAACTGTCATGAATTTCAAACCATGTTTGCAACTTGTGTTTATGGGATTAACAATGACGTTAATGGTTTTTATGAGTCAGAAAGTTGTCAGTAATTATGGTAATTTCGATATGACTTGATTGTAGCATTAGACCAAAAGTTTCAGCAGAAGATTGCCATCAACAATGTAATTTAATCCAcaaatatgaattattttaattatttgatacattaataataatgtttattaggttgttaaatgttttcatcattgtTTTCATAGGATCCTGTTGTTTTGGGCAATGAAGGGTCAGTGATGGCGTCTAATGAGATGTACTCAAACACCTCTGAACTCGGTGCTCATCAGGTAAGAGCTTCTACATCGttctcatttatttgttttctccAGCTTTGGAATTAGTTTCTTTATTCATAGGCCAATTTCGCcaaaattttgtgatttttatatatcaatatggatacacacttttgaccaattaaacatgattttttggaaatatttttttggattttttatttttttttttttttcagccaatCAGCAGAGATCCGATTTATAGATGTTTGCAAATGTTGATGGCCATTGAAAGCTGACATTTGTTTTGATGCCTGCATGTTTCACAGGGATTATACTACAACATGCCGGGCATGCCGGTGCCGTCTCAAATGCTTGGATCAGGACCTCTGTGTAACAACAATCCGATGCCGCTGGGTGAGGTCATCGGTTCTTTGCCAATGGGGGATGATGCGACTCAGAATGGTTTTCTTCAGATTGAAATGGTGAGAGTGGGGTCACCACCGTCACATTTCACAGAAGAGCCAGTATCAGAATCTCAACAGGAGCCCACGCCGGTGGTGAGTCTCATTGGACCTCTGTCTTCACTACTACTGAATACACTAGTGTTATGATTatggtatgatttttttttttttttttttttttagaaagaaggCTCTTATGCGCACCAAGGCTGctttaatttgatcaaaaatagcgtaaaatggtaatattgttaagtattattacaatgtaaaataactgttttctatttgaatacgttttaaaatgtaatttattcctgtgatcaaagctgaattttcagcatcattactccagtcttcagtgtcacatgatccttcagaaatcattctaatatgatgatttgctgctcaagaaacatttcttcttatcaaatgtaaaaatcaattgtgcttcatattttttaggaaatcatgatacatttttttcaggattctttgttgAATAGTTATTTATGAATGTCtcttacttttgatcaatttaatgcatccttgctgaataaaattatataaaattttaaataatgaaataaaaaaaaattaaaattatcatttttaaaaatgaactttgaacagtagtgtgtgtgtgtgtgtgtgtgtgtatatatatatatatatatatatatatatatatatatatatatatatatatatatatatatatatatatatatatatatatatatatataatatttttttttttttttttttttttttttttttcctatttgaAATTTAAGTTCTGGAAAACCCTTTAAAATGGCCATATTTTGCTTGAAAAGTGCTTGAATTATTGAAAGacaatatatatgaaattagtgtttaatttttttgaaaattatataatataaatattatccTTGTATTGTAATCATTACGTAGTAATTGCTGTAAGTTGTAATTGCAGCCCTCACGTGTTTGTTGTGTCTGCTTAACTGATTACATGATGTTAACCAACCACATAACATGTATTATACTATAACTGAGTATCACTGCCATACGGACATTATTTTGACACACAATCTATGGCTGATAACAAAGTACTTCCTGCATTTTCGTTAAAGCTTCTATGAAAgaatgtgtattgtgaaaagcgctatacaaataaactaaGCTAtgtgtagaattcagaaacccttgttattagcgacaccggtggctgttaagtgaactgcagacTCCTCTTATTGCTTGTTAACTTATTAACCCCCTTTCTATGCATAACGCTTTTTCAGCATTATGCTGAACATTGTATAAGCATTCATTTCAAGTGTCATAGAATGTACCTGGAAATGTCACATCCATTTGATTTTCCAGGCAAAAACATCCCGAGCCCTTCTCATAAAAGTCAGTCTACAGGCTTGTGCATGAAGCCTTCAGTGCAGTCAGAGATTTCCACAGCTACCAACCATGTCAATGTCACCTCTGCTTTTGTAGATCACTCAGATCTTCAGTCTGGCGGGAGCAGAGAGCGACTGCGACCGAGACCAAGGCCTCATGGAGCTGTTCACTTCCCTAGGCCAGACTGTGCTGCCCCCTCACTGGGTGTGCGTCATGGCCAAAGGCCCcgtcctccagctcctgcagtgCTCCAAGCTCTCCACCATGGCCGACACGATCGTCCAGATCGAGAAGGGCTTCTTCTTCCAGGTCAGCGTTCAGAACCAGCCTCTCCTGCTCATGCACGCCGTCTACTCGCGCCACCCCACCTGCCTCGAGACGGTCGATGATGTGGTGTCGCTCCTGCTTGACTTGGAAGGCCTGGGCGTGTGTCAGGGCTACCAGAGCCTCGACATGGGCTCGCCCTGGGAGCCCAGAATGTGCGTTCGAGCGGCTCTGTGCGATTTGCTCATTTCCAAGGATGAGGAACATTGTGTGAAATGCACGCAGCCTGTGGAGGGGTGATATATCTTCTGCGAAAATTTACTGTAGTTTTCGAACAATCACAATTTGTTCGGAAAAAAAATCTTCCACCAGTTTTTAAGCTTATAGTGCAGTCAGAGCTGTTTCCAACTTATGGAGCCCCTCACATGACATgtggacaaaaatatatatatcgtGGTCACAAATTAAGAATTTATTTCCATGAATTAAGAATTCGTTCACTCGTTTTAGATAAATCGTGACTATGAATTAAGAATTCGTTCTCTAAAACAAGGGAACGAATGATTACAACGTGGccatgatttagtaaattagGGAACGAATTATaccgtgtgcacaatttacttaaaACGAGGGAAGGGGTTAGTAAAATGTGCTGACGTATTAGTAAGTCGTGGGAAAATATTGTTAATTCGTGGCCACcttatactttttatttttccatcatgtcatgtgtggggctccgTTCCAACCTCACGATGAATCGACATCCAAAATGGTGCTTcttttttgtttcgttttcaGAAATGTGGAAGTTAGTGACGTGACAAAAACAATCCATCGAAAAAAGGACTCACAAAAAACATTGAGTTTTACCAAAACCCCTTCTTTCCGTCACTCTCCagttctcatttaaactacctCTCAATCATTATATGGACCAATTTCAACCTTAAACTTCCCAGGTGCCCTTTTTCAGGCTGAGTTATTGATTCAGAGCTGTTTGGTGAACATGTTTATTGTTGTACAATGAAAAGCGTGTTATAAGCTGCCTTTGTTGTGCTAAATTTGGGGTTGGATGTTCAAACCTAAACCAAAATCACTCTACCTTCAGAAGTAGTCTGCTTTTTATTGATACCTTAcactgtatttaatttgtacCCCAAAGCGAGCAAGCATACTATCTTTCATAATGCGTTTTGTacgtctttcttttttcttcccCTTATTATTTGAGCGTTTTATGCAATGGAAGATGCGCTCTGGTCTTTTTTTGTCCTGTTGTTAATCACACCTGCTTTCGTGTGACTGAATTGTGTTACGCATGATAAAGTGCAACTAATGGCACGCTGCAAACTGCAGTGCATCTGTGTGCATTTCTGCTGTCGTGTGTATTATTCCCAGCCTACTGTAGAGGTCCGACCGGGGAAGGCCTGGTGAACGGCATCTTTTATTACACTGATTGGCCTTTATACAgtttatgcatatttaaattcTTCCTAAGAGAGTTAAATCAATGCAGATAAAATCAGACCTTCTTAATTTAGTTcaacattttgttcatttttcatTCCTGagtgatttaattaaaatattggAAGCGGAATTGAAATTTGTTAACCTCTACCCCTGGAAATGTGTACAAAATGAGCTGTAAAATACGTAATTGTcggaaattatttataaatagaGGATGTAAGCTAGAGGTGTTTCTGAGAGCATCTCTGTATTGTAAATCTTGCCCTTTTTGGTCTGTTTAAACACCAAGTTCAGTTTTTGAAACACTGTAAAGTAAGATTTTTATGAAGGGTGGgtgaaaataaagtttgtttttcttACATACAGACAACTCTGGTCTTTTTTTCCATCTGAAGTGACAATCACTCTTGTTCTTTGGTGTAAAGCAGTGGGTTTCAGACTgggaaattgtttttttttttttttttaaagtgttaacTTGCAGTATTAATGAAATGTATGAAATACTTTGTTTTATCAAATTTACTGAATTTGAGTGGTTGAAaattaattgtgattattcTGTTGACCACAATTGTAATGGTAAGACATAAAATTCAAATTTGCATTACTTTATAGTATGCAAAAAACAGTAGGCCAACAGAGTAGTATGTGCAAATACTAATCGAAAAACAGCAGgcgaaaagtacccggatgatcTACTACTTCTGCAGAGATTCAGGAGTGCATGTttgacactttactatcccatgaggccacgggtgAGGATTTAGGTGTGTTTGACTTTAAGTGGTGCTGCGCAGATCGATTGGTGCAAGCATACAGACTCTCTTTCTACTCTAATCGCTCTCGTGAGATTTGATGTCATACACGATCGGTCTGCGAAGCACTGCTTTAAATCGCACACATCTCTAATGAATGGCAGGGAACGATGGAACGATGCAACTCacactggtaggtcacatgacataaACAACATAGCTGATGTAGTAACAAAGTCcatttaagacaagtcatttctctaggcggccatctttgaaatgcatcTCAAGCAGCTATTTCAgtcatgcaagtgcagctcccaTCTCTTTAAATGGGGAAACCTCAAATTCTTCAAAGCTCTTCACCACCAAGCTgacaattaaatttcatatttgaaatcgccaatgaaatctgacaacaattgTCTCATAAATGTGGTTTCTTGTGGTAAAATAGTGttaaaagcttatttttcatgCTGGACCAGACAATGCGCATGAGCAGTCCTAAGCGCAAGTCtcaaggccagaacacaccaagccgatgctgacgaactagtggtgatgaaagcagactgtggggttggctcacgtcggcagcgtctgtgtccaaagttggcctgacacaccaaaccaacactCAAAAGCCgatggccaagtagcacgtcagttctgcgcctccgtgagatgaaatgcctgtccggaccagcaggtggcagtatctgaacagccaatcagaatgatcagatggcccgacgagctccgacgccgattcaacatgtcgaatcggccgaaaaaaagccaaCGAGGACCAAGGGGACGagggcttggtgtgttcctgccttcaGACAGCATCTGGCGCGTGACTTTAACAATCAGAGactggctcttttatttagaaggcggggctATTCCGCCATATTTCTCGTTGCACTTTCTCTCATTCATATGAGTGCACCGCCTTTCtatggctgcgttccactccacttttagacacgcactcgcgaacttcccctcaggggaatccctgccaccattttgaagtgcgttccatttcgtgaagtggacgagggaaatTTATATGGATGATTTCTTCGATGTACCTTTCAAGCATCactatatcccacaattcatcTTGCAGATcgtgatatattaattattttgagaatTAATCACATAATAGtgtaatatattatgttgaaattgaATCGTATAATAGGCTACTTGTAGCTACCTTGTGTTCACACAGTCAAAGTTTATactattgactttttttttcgtttttgtaatttttttttctgaaacagcTCATATACCTATAGGATTTCATATATTTTCTCCAACAACTTGTATGCATTTAGAATGGTgcataaaacaaatttaaaagtaaaaaaggggtttaaataataaattagctCCATGAataagtgatcaagggcttagtgCGTTTCACTATGCACGagttccgccagtagtgggcactcgtgaAACGTAAGCAATTCACATCCGAGTTCACTAGTCGGAGGGAAGTAGGCCTAAACAATTGAAGGGCATACAAATTTGGAGTGGAATGCAGCCTATGTAAAATATTTGGTAGTAgcaggggcgtagtttgtgggggggatgggggggaggtaacccccccaatattcaaatccatcagttaACCCCCCCCAATACAACACAATCATATCAACGTTCAACCCCCCcaaagttgaaaccaaatctacgcccttggGTAGTAGGCTACGtccgaatttcattcatactacccatattcataTGAATAGGAAAAAAATGCAGCGCGCAATATGGCGAAATAGTTTTGCCTTCAATAAAGAAGCCAATGGCCGATTGATatagggtgcttctcaattcttatttgtgcatcctcgcttcctttcctcgcgtcttagctccaccccttcaggatgcgagggaaggacgcaaggaaaagatgcgaggatggaggaattgaatcaagtgaaatgatatatcctcgctctctttagcgtcacttcaaagcgtcatcagtTGCACTCGAGGAATCTATCcacatgttgttaaagtttggttatttaaaaaattataatattaataaagcaagatgccccgttgaaatatatgaggtataaagtttatttaatctgtaaaagtaaagcatacatttaaattattgtgacagatatgaagggggaggagaatttatgcCTGCGTCAGGTTTCTTgacgagaaagacttccgcaaaggatgcaccggtgtatcctcgctcatggCTCCTCAGAaagcctcctcactcctcgatcttcgcctcctcgcggtgcaattagagaattgatatgtccttcaagatggctgagctcgatcgttttccgggtcataggatggaggacggaggagcgaggagacgaggagggatattgagaagcacccaaaGTCACGCGTCAGATGCCGTCTGAGACTCGCGCTTAGGACTGCTCATGCGCATTGGCtggtccagcctgaaaaataaactTTCTACTATATAGTACATACTTTTTAACGGTCACGGttagttcaaattcaaatgtaatacataCTGAGACAGACATGCGATTTTGGACGCACCGaaaattattttctgtgaaaAGCGATATACAAATATGcctacatttatatttaattaaaaatgtcttcagGTTTATACATCTAAGTTCACAAATAGTGAGTTAACACATGCTGTTAACTTAAATTTAcagataattttaataatttgttttgGCTTCAGTATTGACAAAATAAAAGGCCATTTATCATTTGGAAACTACATGTATAATATCATGCTTGCCATTT of the Megalobrama amblycephala isolate DHTTF-2021 linkage group LG12, ASM1881202v1, whole genome shotgun sequence genome contains:
- the mbd1a gene encoding methyl-CpG-binding domain protein 1a isoform X4: MTDELNRASSEPETTNPEETMHPIEGDITAVEENTMWDDMPGKVTVELPPDWLKPMEEDEDDGVDGLRSSERINRRTNDGVPKVKRRRGRPPIARNVRQGLNRLDFKKGLHMDRTRRTKNARSLLDSRRSGLSSGNATPVPDPSRTPEVLPRTPQSIIHSSTSTPQRPRLTPSSISNTPNTEFNSPPRLTRISPLNIDPSGTRNFIHTPSVKLGNVSQQIIGSSSEPGKAGTELPLRLWLYPSMEPISPTKTQDTLISDLPVNSPDFPEITLKGTMSLKESHPMLSKCENCGSPFSAQKAGDTLCYTCRPKQKKQSPPNIVFRKKPRPGYKRISKKDFVPDGGDDDDWAQKKRNRRMCRQCDACLREEDCGKCDFCMDKPKYGGSNKKRQKCRLRQCKFQSKLHSQTAKRNLNPSLPRRRTNMKSKIKRRGRPAKKRRFRSKPWEEDDDDDDDDEEMSDKDDDEEEVKHYKMNGSKARGRRKWNYSFKEEDDDMFIEAVLEDDEPSNIEEDPVVLGNEGSVMASNEMYSNTSELGAHQGLYYNMPGMPVPSQMLGSGPLCNNNPMPLGEVIGSLPMGDDATQNGFLQIEMVRVGSPPSHFTEEPVSESQQEPTPVITQIFSLAGAESDCDRDQGLMELFTSLGQTVLPPHWVCVMAKGPVLQLLQCSKLSTMADTIVQIEKGFFFQVSVQNQPLLLMHAVYSRHPTCLETVDDVVSLLLDLEGLGVCQGYQSLDMGSPWEPRMCVRAALCDLLISKDEEHCVKCTQPVEG